GGTCGAACGCCGGGTGCGCCCGACCTTGCTCGGCCCGTTCTGGGACGTGGCCGGCTATGCGCTGGGTGCGGCGACGGCGCTCATGGGTGAGCGCGCCGCGATGGCCTGCACCGTCGCGGTCGAGGAAGTGATCGACGAGCATTACCAGCACCAGGCGGACGCCCTCGGCGATGCCGAGCCGGAGCTCAAGGCCGTGATCGAGAAGTTCCAGGCTGACGAGCGCGAGCACCGCGACACCGGCTTGGCGCACGGCGCCGAAGCGACGCCCGGCTACGAGGCGCTCTCGGCTGTGATCAAGGCCGGCTCACGGCTTGCGATCTGGATGGCGACACGGATCTGAGGCGCCGGACGCAGTGCGCAAGCGCTTCGTCTTCGCCCAAGAGGACCGGCCCGGCACCGCCTGGGCGACGCGGTTCGCCGCGGGACGAGACGAGGCCCGGCGCTGGTACCTCGGGCAAGGCCTCGCCGAGCCGCCGAGTGCCGCCGAATGCCGGGCGGCGGTCAGGCAGCACATGCCGGAACTGCTTGCCGAATACGACCGTGCCTGCGCGCTCGTCGGCGCCGACGATCTCGCGCACCGCATCCTGAGCCACTATCGACCGCCGCCGCTAGCGCACGGCTGCAGCCAGGCGGTCTGGCTCGGGCCTGGCGGCCCGGCGCTGGTGCGCAACTACGACTTCGCGCTGGAGATCGTGTCCGACCGGTTCGAATTGACCCGCTGGTTCGGCCGGCGCGTCATCGCCAAGGCACAGCGGCCGTGGGGTGGCGTCATCGACGGCATGAACGAGGACGGGCTGGTCGCAAGCCTCACCTACGGCGGCAGCAAGGCGCAAGGCCTGGGCTTCTCGATCCTGCTCATGCTGCGCTACGTGCTGGAAACCTGCCGGCAGGTGGACGAGGCGATTGAGGCCCTCCTGCGCATCCCGGTGGCACTGTCGCAGAACGTGACCCTGCTCGATCGGACGGGCGCCTATGCGACCCTCTATCTCGGGCCCGGCCGGTCGCCAGCCGTCACGACGGCGCGTGTCTGCACCAATCACCAGGAGACGCCGGATCCGGCCATCCATGCCGATTCGATCCGACGCCATCATGTGCTGGAAACGGCCCTCGCCCATCCAGCAACGACGCTCGAGAGCCTGACCGCCCGCTTGCTCCAACCGCCGCTGCTCGCCCGTCGAAAGGCGTCTGCGACCGTCTATACTGCCGTCTACCGGCCAGCGGAGGGCCGCGTCGAGTATCTCTGGCCCGGGACCCGCCGATCACAAAGCTTCGAGCGGTTCGAAGCCGGCGCGCATGTCGAGGATTACGGTGCGCTCGCCGATCCGGCCGGGAACGCCGCCGCCTCGTAGTGCGTCGCGAATTCGTCGAACCGTACGAGCACGGCGCGCGCCGCCGGTTCGACGATCGCAACCGATGGGTCGGGGCCGGTGAAAGCCAGGATCCGGTCCATCGACTCCCAGAGTGTCACCGCGGTGAACTCGACCTCGCCGCCGACGACGCGCTCGAGCAGATAGGCGCCCTCATGGCCGGCCAGCTCCTTCAAATGCGGCACGACGCGCGTCGCGAAATGCCGGCGATAGGCCTCGGCTTGGCCGCCCTCGGCGGCGCCATGCCAGATCCGTGCGATCATCGCGGCCTCCTTGATGAAGCGGCGACCGCGCCTCAGCCGGCTGCGGCCTGGTCGGTCGCCTTGCGTGCCAGCTTGGTGCGGTACATAGCCCGGTCGGCCGCCTCGAGCGCCGCGGCTATGTCCTCGTCGCCGTTGAAGCAATAGGCACCGGTCGCCGCCGACAGACGGATCGCGGCCCCGTTCCACTGCAGCGGCGCCGCCTCGATCGCTTCCGCGAGCGCGCCCGCCTTTTCCTCGGCCGCCTCCTGGCCGGTCCGGACCAGCAGCACGCCGAACTCGTCGCCACCGAGTCGCGCCACCACGTCGGCATGGCGCACATGATCGATGAGCGTGCGCGCCACATGCAGCAGCGCCGCGTCGCCGGCGTTGTGGCCCCAGCGGTCGTTGATCGTCTTCATGTCGTTGAGGTCGATATAGACGATGGAGGACGCTGTGCCGTAGCGCTGGGCCAGCGCCACCAACCGCGACAATTCGCGCATGAAGGCGCGGCGATTGGCGACCGGCATCAGCGCATCTTCGTCGGCGAGCTTTTCCAGATGCGCCGCGCGCGCCTTCGCCTTGTCGAGCTCGCGCTTCAGCCGTCCGACCTCTCCCAGGAGATCCAGGAGCGCGTCCTTGAGCGGCCCCGGTACCGGGCCTTCGCCCGCCTGCTTCAAAAGCTCGTGGAGCGCCAGCGCGGGGCTGCTGCCCGCGAATGCCGCGGTTGGCGCCTTCGGGCGCCTTACCTCCTTACGCTCGGCGATCTTCAACGAAATGTCCTCGCCCCATCCCTGGCCCGACTTCCCGGCCTGCCCGCGAGCGCGCGTCGAATCGCGTCCGCGACACCGACAGCATGCACGATCCGGTGCGCTTGCCCAAATGCTTTCCGCCAATATAATGGCGCCCTCGTCAAGAACTCGTGAACTCAAGGGAAGTTTGCGCCGATGACCACAGCTGAGGCGCAAGTCGGCGTCATCATGGGCAGCCAGTCCGACTGGGAAACCATGCGGCATGCCACCGAAACGCTGGCGGCGCTCGGCATCGCGTTCGAGACTCGCATCGTCTCCGCCCATCGCACGCCGGACCGGCTCGTGACCTATGCCAAGGAGGCGCGCGGCCGCGGCCTCAAGGTGATCATCGCCGGCGCCGGGGGTGCCGCCCACCTGCCCGGCATGACGGCCGCCATGACGCCGCTGCCGGTCCTGGGCGTGCCGGTGGAGAGCCATGCGCTGAAAGGCATGGACAGTCTGCTGTCGATCGTGCAGATGCCTGGGGGAATTCCTGTCGGTACCTTGGCGATCGGCAAGGCGGGCGCGATCAACGCCGCCCTTCTCGCCGGCTCGATTTTGGCGCTGCAGGACCCGGCCGTCGCTGCGGCACTGGATCAGTGGCGCGAACGGCAGACCGGCGCGGTCGCAGAGGCCCCGCGGGACTGACCGTCCCCGGGGCTGACGGGACATCCGATCGAACCTCTTTTGACGACAGGATTAGGGCCTTCGATGCTGGCTCCCGGCGCAACCATCGGCATTCTCGGCGGCGGCCAACTGGGCCGGATGACCGCCCAGGCGGCCGCTCGGCTCGGCTTCACCACCCATATCTTCTCGAGCGAGCCGGAGTGCCCGGGCGCGCAGGTGACGCCCCTTGTCACGGTCGCCGCCCTCGATGACGTGGACGCGCTCGCCCGCTTCGCCCAGTCGGTCGATGTCGCGACCTACGAGACCGAGAACGTGCCGGTCTCCGCCCTCGAGGCGATCCTGCCGCACACACCGGTCCGGCCGGGGGTCGAGGTGCTGCGCGTGGCGCAGGACCGGCTTCGCGAGAAGGACTATCTGCGCTCGATCGATGTCGCGACCGCGCAATATCGCGAGGTCACCGGGCCCGACGCGCTCGGCCGGGCCATCCGCGACTTGGGCCATCGCGCGGTGCTGAAGACCGTGCGCATGGGCTATGACGGCAAGGGCCAGGTCATGATTACGCCGGACGTCAATCCGGCTCAGGCCTGGGCCGCGATCGCCGGTGCCGCCGACAGTGCCGGGATCGCCATTCTCGAATCCTTCGTCGACTATCGCTGTGAGATCTCGGTCGTGGTCGTGCGCGGGACAAACGGCACGATCGTCAATTACCCGGCGGTCGAGAATCAGCACGCGAACCATATGCTCGACACGACCATCGTGCCGGCGCGCATCGCGCCCGAGCTCGCCATGC
This genomic interval from Aliidongia dinghuensis contains the following:
- a CDS encoding antibiotic biosynthesis monooxygenase, with translation MIARIWHGAAEGGQAEAYRRHFATRVVPHLKELAGHEGAYLLERVVGGEVEFTAVTLWESMDRILAFTGPDPSVAIVEPAARAVLVRFDEFATHYEAAAFPAGSASAP
- the purE gene encoding 5-(carboxyamino)imidazole ribonucleotide mutase, which encodes MTTAEAQVGVIMGSQSDWETMRHATETLAALGIAFETRIVSAHRTPDRLVTYAKEARGRGLKVIIAGAGGAAHLPGMTAAMTPLPVLGVPVESHALKGMDSLLSIVQMPGGIPVGTLAIGKAGAINAALLAGSILALQDPAVAAALDQWRERQTGAVAEAPRD
- a CDS encoding demethoxyubiquinone hydroxylase family protein, with the translated sequence MSAKPTLKRYLPGDPPPAEQVKRMVRVDHAGEHGAARIYEGQLAILGRRPVGDTIRHMAEQEREHRAVFDRMLVERRVRPTLLGPFWDVAGYALGAATALMGERAAMACTVAVEEVIDEHYQHQADALGDAEPELKAVIEKFQADEREHRDTGLAHGAEATPGYEALSAVIKAGSRLAIWMATRI
- a CDS encoding C45 family autoproteolytic acyltransferase/hydolase gives rise to the protein MRKRFVFAQEDRPGTAWATRFAAGRDEARRWYLGQGLAEPPSAAECRAAVRQHMPELLAEYDRACALVGADDLAHRILSHYRPPPLAHGCSQAVWLGPGGPALVRNYDFALEIVSDRFELTRWFGRRVIAKAQRPWGGVIDGMNEDGLVASLTYGGSKAQGLGFSILLMLRYVLETCRQVDEAIEALLRIPVALSQNVTLLDRTGAYATLYLGPGRSPAVTTARVCTNHQETPDPAIHADSIRRHHVLETALAHPATTLESLTARLLQPPLLARRKASATVYTAVYRPAEGRVEYLWPGTRRSQSFERFEAGAHVEDYGALADPAGNAAAS
- a CDS encoding 5-(carboxyamino)imidazole ribonucleotide synthase; translation: MLAPGATIGILGGGQLGRMTAQAAARLGFTTHIFSSEPECPGAQVTPLVTVAALDDVDALARFAQSVDVATYETENVPVSALEAILPHTPVRPGVEVLRVAQDRLREKDYLRSIDVATAQYREVTGPDALGRAIRDLGHRAVLKTVRMGYDGKGQVMITPDVNPAQAWAAIAGAADSAGIAILESFVDYRCEISVVVVRGTNGTIVNYPAVENQHANHMLDTTIVPARIAPELAMRAEAIARHIAEKLDVVGVLAVEMFVTHDDEILVNELAPRPHNSGHWTMDACYTSQFEQLVRAITGLPLGSTERHSDAVMKNLIGNDIDRWREIVAEPMSKLHLYGKVHARPGRKMGHVTRLLPRHE
- a CDS encoding GGDEF domain-containing protein, giving the protein MKIAERKEVRRPKAPTAAFAGSSPALALHELLKQAGEGPVPGPLKDALLDLLGEVGRLKRELDKAKARAAHLEKLADEDALMPVANRRAFMRELSRLVALAQRYGTASSIVYIDLNDMKTINDRWGHNAGDAALLHVARTLIDHVRHADVVARLGGDEFGVLLVRTGQEAAEEKAGALAEAIEAAPLQWNGAAIRLSAATGAYCFNGDEDIAAALEAADRAMYRTKLARKATDQAAAG